Proteins encoded by one window of Calidithermus timidus DSM 17022:
- a CDS encoding glutamine synthetase III codes for MNHEFDVVSAARNWRLDGMSRQFPSDVVNEVFARDVLTPEELRQRLSKPVWKSLQATMERGAPIDPAIADTVALAMKTWALEKGATHYTHWFHPLTGATAEKHDSFVSPTSDGSAIAQFSGKDLIQGEPDASSFPSGGLRATFEARGYTAWDPTSPAFILRHSNGATLCIPTAFASWTGEALDLKTPLLRSIEALNKSALRALALFGVTDANKVSSTLGAEQEYFLIDEEFYYRRPDLVMTGRTLFGAKPPRGQELEDHYFGSIPDRVLSFMTDVEHQLYALGVPVKTRHNEVAPGQYEIAPIFEHSNIAADHQQLIMQTLKNTARRYGMVALLHEKPFAGINGSGKHCNWSMGTDTGMNLLEPGDTPHDNMQFLFFCAAVIRAVDLHQDLLRISVASASNDHRLGANEAPPAILSIFLGSELTDIFERLVSGKSIAGKSAGLLGLGTPVLPPLPRHAGDRNRTSPFAFTGNKFEFRAVGSSQSISMPITVLNTIVAESIDALTDEVEALMKKKKSFEAALQEVLKSTYKKHSRIVFNGDGYSEAWHKEAAKRGLLNLRTALEAIERLTDEKNIELFTKYGVLNKRELEARQEIMFDQYFKTVNIEGETTEWIAQTQILPGALAYLAELSGVGVKSKALARTVEQVSKAVDALSDALEKLKAQNAELGGDSVHEKAYHMRDKVLPAMQEVRKAADALERIVADKHWPLPSYREMLFVK; via the coding sequence ATGAACCACGAATTCGATGTTGTTTCGGCGGCGCGCAACTGGCGTTTGGACGGCATGTCCCGGCAATTCCCCAGCGACGTGGTGAACGAGGTGTTCGCCCGCGACGTGCTTACTCCCGAGGAGTTGCGGCAGCGCTTGAGCAAGCCGGTTTGGAAGTCCTTGCAGGCCACCATGGAGCGCGGAGCTCCCATCGACCCGGCCATCGCCGATACCGTGGCGCTGGCCATGAAGACCTGGGCGCTGGAAAAAGGAGCCACCCACTACACCCACTGGTTCCACCCCCTCACCGGAGCCACCGCCGAGAAACACGACTCCTTCGTCTCACCCACCAGCGACGGCTCGGCCATTGCCCAGTTCAGCGGCAAGGACCTCATCCAGGGGGAGCCCGACGCCTCGAGCTTCCCCTCCGGCGGCCTGCGGGCCACCTTCGAGGCGCGGGGTTACACCGCCTGGGACCCCACTTCTCCGGCCTTCATCCTGCGCCACTCCAACGGCGCGACGCTGTGCATCCCCACCGCCTTTGCGAGCTGGACCGGAGAGGCCCTCGACCTCAAAACTCCCCTGCTGCGCTCCATCGAGGCGCTCAACAAGTCGGCCCTCAGGGCCCTGGCGCTCTTCGGCGTAACCGACGCCAACAAGGTCTCCTCGACCCTGGGCGCCGAGCAGGAGTACTTCCTCATCGACGAGGAGTTCTACTACCGTCGCCCCGACCTGGTCATGACCGGGCGCACCCTCTTCGGGGCCAAGCCCCCGCGCGGGCAGGAACTCGAGGACCACTACTTCGGCTCCATCCCCGATAGGGTGCTCTCCTTCATGACCGACGTTGAACACCAGCTTTATGCGCTGGGTGTGCCGGTCAAGACCCGCCACAACGAGGTTGCACCCGGCCAGTACGAGATCGCGCCCATCTTCGAGCACTCCAACATCGCCGCCGACCACCAACAGCTCATCATGCAGACGCTGAAGAACACCGCCCGCCGTTACGGGATGGTGGCCCTGCTGCACGAGAAGCCCTTTGCGGGCATCAACGGCTCAGGTAAGCACTGCAACTGGAGCATGGGCACCGATACCGGGATGAACCTGCTCGAGCCCGGCGACACCCCGCACGATAACATGCAGTTCCTGTTCTTCTGCGCGGCGGTGATCCGCGCGGTGGACCTGCACCAGGACCTGCTGCGCATCAGCGTGGCCTCGGCTTCCAACGACCACCGTTTGGGCGCCAACGAAGCCCCGCCCGCCATCCTCTCGATCTTCCTGGGTTCCGAACTCACCGATATCTTCGAGCGCCTGGTGAGCGGCAAGAGCATTGCGGGCAAGTCGGCTGGCCTGCTGGGCCTGGGCACCCCCGTGCTGCCGCCCCTGCCCCGCCACGCGGGCGACCGCAACCGTACCTCGCCCTTCGCCTTCACCGGCAATAAGTTCGAGTTCCGTGCGGTGGGTTCTTCGCAGAGCATCTCCATGCCCATCACCGTGCTCAACACCATCGTGGCCGAGTCCATCGACGCGCTTACCGACGAGGTCGAGGCCTTGATGAAGAAAAAGAAGAGCTTCGAGGCCGCCTTGCAGGAAGTGCTCAAGTCCACCTACAAGAAGCACAGCCGCATCGTCTTCAACGGCGACGGTTACTCCGAAGCCTGGCACAAGGAGGCGGCCAAGCGCGGTCTTTTGAACCTGCGTACCGCCCTCGAGGCCATCGAGCGCCTGACCGACGAGAAGAACATCGAGCTGTTCACCAAGTATGGCGTGCTCAACAAGCGTGAGCTCGAGGCCCGCCAGGAGATCATGTTCGACCAGTACTTCAAGACCGTCAACATCGAGGGGGAGACGACCGAGTGGATTGCCCAGACCCAGATCCTGCCCGGTGCCCTGGCTTACTTGGCCGAGCTTTCGGGGGTAGGGGTCAAGTCGAAGGCCCTCGCCCGCACCGTCGAGCAGGTCAGCAAGGCTGTCGATGCCCTCTCCGACGCGCTCGAGAAGCTCAAGGCGCAGAACGCCGAGCTGGGCGGCGACAGCGTGCACGAGAAGGCTTACCACATGCGCGATAAGGTACTCCCGGCCATGCAGGAGGTGCGCAAGGCCGCCGATGCCCTCGAGCGCATCGTGGCCGACAAGCACTGGCCCTTGCCCAGCTACCGCGAGATGCTGTTCGTGAAGTGA